In Ancalomicrobiaceae bacterium S20, the following proteins share a genomic window:
- a CDS encoding NAD(P)-dependent alcohol dehydrogenase: MTTMMQWRMDEHGADALRLDAVALPEPGPGEVLVRVGAVSLNYRDKMVIANGMGMRLAFPFTPGSDLAGTVVATGPGTGLWRSGDRVISAFFPDWRDGPIPGTAATPGTRALGGTYPGVLAQYVALPEAWFVRAPATLDDVAASTLPCAGLTAWSALADQDRLRPGETVLVHGTGGVSLFAAAIAKRAGAIVIAVSGSAEKLDRLRALGLADHGIDRSGEDWGAAVLRVTGGRGVDHIVETVGGSNLAGSLRVAAPGGRVSLIGVLDGFGVSATAGDLLMKNTVVRGIAVGHRRALEEFVSAVDQTALTPVIDATYPMAALRDALAHLDRGPFGKIVVTIGADG; this comes from the coding sequence ATGACGACGATGATGCAATGGCGAATGGACGAGCACGGCGCCGATGCTCTGAGGCTGGACGCGGTGGCGCTCCCCGAGCCGGGCCCCGGCGAGGTGCTGGTCCGGGTCGGCGCGGTCTCGCTCAACTATCGCGACAAGATGGTCATCGCGAACGGCATGGGCATGCGGCTCGCGTTCCCGTTCACGCCGGGCTCCGATCTCGCCGGCACCGTCGTCGCGACCGGTCCTGGCACGGGGCTCTGGCGGTCGGGCGATCGTGTGATCTCGGCGTTCTTTCCCGACTGGCGCGACGGACCGATCCCCGGTACGGCGGCGACGCCGGGGACGCGGGCACTGGGCGGCACCTATCCGGGCGTATTGGCGCAATACGTTGCGCTACCGGAAGCATGGTTCGTGCGGGCGCCCGCGACGCTGGACGATGTGGCGGCGTCGACCTTGCCCTGCGCCGGCCTGACCGCCTGGTCGGCACTGGCCGACCAGGACCGCCTCCGCCCCGGCGAGACGGTGCTCGTTCACGGCACCGGCGGCGTCTCGCTGTTCGCCGCGGCGATTGCCAAGCGCGCCGGCGCGATCGTGATCGCGGTCTCCGGATCGGCCGAAAAGCTCGACCGGCTCCGCGCCCTCGGCCTCGCCGATCACGGCATCGACCGGTCGGGCGAGGACTGGGGCGCTGCGGTGCTGCGGGTCACCGGCGGGCGCGGCGTCGATCACATCGTCGAGACGGTCGGCGGATCGAACCTCGCCGGTTCGCTCCGCGTCGCCGCGCCGGGCGGACGGGTCTCGCTGATCGGCGTGCTCGACGGCTTCGGCGTGTCGGCCACGGCCGGCGATCTGCTGATGAAGAACACGGTCGTGCGCGGCATTGCGGTCGGGCATCGCCGCGCGCTGGAGGAGTTCGTCAGCGCCGTCGATCAGACCGCGCTGACGCCTGTGATCGACGCCACCTATCCGATGGCGGCGCTGCGGGACGCGCTCGCGCATCTCGACCGCGGTCCGTTCGGCAAGATCGTCGTCACGATCGGCGCGGACGGCTGA
- a CDS encoding LysR family transcriptional regulator, translating into MSVIEDLTDVPAFVAAAEANGFAAAARRLNLSRSAVGKAVARLEARLGVRLFHRTTRSQNLTEEGQAFYEACRQALDALRQGRLQIDAGRRHVAGRLRVTMPALFGRVCVAPILTALAAQHPDLELDLQFGDRVVDVIEDRFDLAIRIGTLDDASGLKVRLLGRQPMAVCAAPSYIAVHGRPETPDDLQAHRTVVYGTPKRAWRGWVFPRPGGGPPLDIEPPSRLRFDDLGAIADAAIAGLGVAWLPWWLIRDRVRDGSLVHLMADRPMLAADCYALWPDTPRPPLRVRAAIDALVRDLPLRAGGEAA; encoded by the coding sequence ATGAGCGTGATCGAGGATCTGACCGATGTGCCCGCCTTCGTCGCGGCGGCCGAGGCGAACGGCTTCGCCGCTGCGGCACGGCGGCTGAACCTGTCGCGCTCGGCTGTCGGCAAGGCGGTGGCGCGGCTGGAAGCGCGGCTCGGCGTTCGGCTGTTTCACCGGACCACCCGCAGCCAGAACCTCACCGAGGAGGGGCAAGCCTTCTACGAAGCTTGCCGGCAGGCCCTCGACGCGCTGCGCCAGGGGCGATTGCAGATCGATGCCGGACGCCGGCATGTCGCGGGGCGCCTGCGCGTCACCATGCCCGCGCTGTTCGGGCGCGTCTGCGTCGCGCCGATCCTGACCGCGCTCGCCGCGCAGCACCCGGATCTCGAACTCGACCTGCAATTCGGGGATCGCGTCGTCGACGTGATCGAGGACCGCTTCGATCTCGCGATCCGCATCGGCACGCTCGACGACGCGAGCGGCCTGAAGGTGCGGCTGCTCGGGCGCCAGCCGATGGCGGTCTGTGCCGCGCCGTCCTACATCGCGGTCCACGGACGGCCGGAGACGCCCGACGACCTGCAAGCTCACCGGACCGTCGTCTACGGCACGCCGAAGCGGGCCTGGCGCGGCTGGGTGTTTCCGCGCCCGGGCGGCGGCCCGCCGCTCGACATCGAACCGCCGAGCCGGCTGCGCTTCGACGACCTCGGCGCCATTGCCGATGCGGCGATCGCCGGGCTCGGCGTGGCATGGCTACCGTGGTGGCTGATCCGGGATCGTGTGCGGGACGGGTCGCTCGTCCATCTGATGGCGGACCGGCCCATGCTCGCCGCCGACTGCTATGCACTCTGGCCCGACACGCCGCGCCCGCCGCTGCGCGTTCGCGCCGCGATCGACGCGCTCGTCCGCGACCTGCCGCTCCGCGCGGGCGGCGAGGCGGCATGA
- the recR gene encoding recombination mediator RecR yields the protein MAKRIAGPEIERLIQLLAKLPGLGPRSARRAALHLVKKKEALLVPLARAMDEAVEKVGVCSVCGNVDTVDPCTVCRDERRDPHVLVVVEDVSDLWALERASAISAKYHVLGGVLSPLDGVGPSDLNIASLVERCRTEDIREVILAVNATVEGQTTAHYVTDQLGHLADEGRVITVTRLAHGVPVGGELDYLDDGTLSAAMRARTKF from the coding sequence ATGGCCAAACGCATCGCCGGACCGGAGATCGAACGCCTGATCCAGCTGCTCGCCAAGCTGCCGGGTCTCGGGCCGCGGTCGGCCCGTCGCGCGGCGCTGCATCTGGTCAAGAAGAAGGAGGCGCTGCTCGTACCGCTCGCCCGCGCCATGGACGAGGCGGTCGAGAAGGTCGGCGTCTGCTCGGTCTGCGGCAATGTCGACACCGTCGACCCTTGCACGGTCTGCCGCGACGAACGCCGCGACCCCCATGTGCTGGTCGTGGTCGAGGACGTGTCGGACCTCTGGGCGCTGGAGCGCGCCTCGGCGATCTCGGCCAAATACCATGTGCTCGGCGGCGTGCTGTCACCGCTCGACGGCGTCGGGCCGTCGGATCTCAATATCGCGAGCCTGGTCGAGCGCTGCCGGACCGAGGACATCCGCGAGGTGATCCTTGCCGTCAACGCGACCGTCGAGGGCCAGACCACGGCCCACTACGTGACCGACCAGCTCGGCCATCTCGCCGACGAGGGCAGGGTCATCACCGTGACGCGCCTTGCCCACGGCGTGCCGGTCGGCGGCGAACTCGACTATCTGGACGACGGCACGCTGTCCGCCGCCATGCGGGCGCGCACCAAGTTCTGA
- a CDS encoding YbaB/EbfC family nucleoid-associated protein, with protein MDFMKMMKQAKDMQSRMAGLQDDLAKIEVSGAAGAGLVTVTITGKGEMKGVRIDPSLLKPEEGEILEDLIVAAHRDAHAKAEAAIAEKMAEVTGGLGLPSGFKLPF; from the coding sequence ATGGACTTCATGAAGATGATGAAACAGGCGAAGGACATGCAGAGCCGCATGGCCGGCCTGCAGGACGACCTCGCCAAGATCGAGGTGAGCGGCGCGGCCGGTGCCGGGCTGGTTACGGTAACGATCACCGGCAAGGGCGAGATGAAAGGCGTCCGCATCGACCCCTCGCTCCTGAAGCCGGAGGAGGGCGAGATCCTCGAGGATCTGATCGTCGCCGCCCATCGCGACGCGCACGCCAAGGCGGAGGCAGCGATCGCGGAGAAGATGGCCGAAGTGACCGGCGGCCTCGGCCTGCCGTCCGGCTTCAAGCTGCCGTTCTGA
- a CDS encoding DNA polymerase III subunit gamma/tau: protein MDGLFPKDGPEGAGAPEAKPGVYRVLARKYRPQSFDDLIGQEPMVRTLSNAFDTGRIAQGYMLTGVRGVGKTTTARILARALNYEIPGEIDRPTIHMDRLGSHCRAIMEGRHVDVIEMDAASHTGIGDIREIIEAVRYKPVSARTKVYIIDEVHMLSTAAFNGLLKTLEEPPEHVKFIFATTEIRKVPITILSRCQRFDLRRIEADVLLKHLGRIAEAEGVTIEEEALKLVARAAEGSVRDSLSLLDQAIAHGQGAITADQVRQMLGLADRARVIDLFEHVMKGDAAAALAELRAQYDVGADPAVVVADLAEFVHFVTRLKVVPEAASDSAATEAEVTRGGAFAAALSIRILGRAWQILLKGLDEVKTAAKPLAAAEMLLIRLCYAADLPTPDEAIRLLRDGAGAGGASGGAASGGGSGAAGQGGSGSYGAGPGGASGALRAAVGAASVAAGPIGEGARMALPRGGADPVAQAGPRLVASTMPAPATETRPAAQPAAQPARARFRSLADVAALAAEKRDIKLKIAIERQMRLVRLEPGRIEVQVTPDAAKDLTQDLGRKLQDWTGERWLIAVSREEGGATIFEERQAAREQLYSDARSDPLVAAVLRRFPGASIVDIRVNRDEAEIAAERAAEAGLPVEGMPPEEPDDPGWNPDD from the coding sequence ATGGACGGTCTCTTTCCCAAGGACGGCCCCGAGGGTGCCGGCGCGCCGGAGGCCAAGCCCGGCGTCTATCGGGTTCTCGCCCGCAAATATCGCCCGCAGAGTTTTGACGACCTGATCGGCCAGGAGCCGATGGTCCGCACGCTGTCGAACGCCTTCGACACCGGCCGTATCGCGCAGGGCTACATGCTGACCGGCGTGCGCGGCGTCGGCAAGACGACCACCGCCCGCATCCTGGCGCGCGCGCTCAACTACGAGATCCCCGGCGAGATCGACCGGCCGACGATCCATATGGACCGGCTCGGCAGCCACTGCCGCGCGATCATGGAAGGCCGCCATGTCGACGTGATCGAGATGGACGCCGCCTCGCACACGGGCATCGGCGACATCCGCGAGATCATCGAGGCGGTGCGCTACAAGCCGGTCTCGGCGCGCACCAAGGTCTACATCATCGACGAGGTGCACATGCTGTCGACGGCGGCCTTCAACGGCCTGCTGAAGACGCTCGAGGAGCCGCCCGAGCATGTGAAATTCATCTTCGCGACGACCGAGATCCGCAAGGTTCCGATCACGATCCTGTCGCGCTGCCAGCGCTTCGACCTGCGCCGCATCGAGGCCGACGTGCTGCTGAAGCACCTCGGCCGGATCGCCGAGGCCGAAGGCGTCACGATCGAGGAAGAGGCGCTGAAGCTCGTCGCGCGCGCGGCCGAGGGCTCGGTGCGCGACAGCCTGTCCCTGCTCGATCAGGCGATCGCGCATGGGCAGGGCGCGATCACGGCCGATCAGGTCCGCCAGATGCTCGGCCTCGCCGACCGCGCCCGCGTGATCGATCTGTTCGAGCACGTCATGAAGGGCGATGCGGCCGCGGCACTCGCAGAATTGCGCGCGCAATATGATGTCGGCGCCGATCCGGCGGTGGTGGTCGCGGATCTCGCCGAATTCGTCCATTTCGTCACGCGTCTGAAGGTGGTGCCCGAGGCGGCGTCCGACAGCGCGGCGACCGAGGCCGAGGTCACGCGCGGCGGCGCCTTTGCGGCCGCGCTGTCGATCCGGATTCTCGGGCGCGCCTGGCAGATCCTGCTCAAGGGGCTCGACGAGGTGAAGACGGCCGCGAAGCCCCTGGCCGCGGCCGAGATGCTGCTGATCCGGCTCTGCTACGCCGCCGATCTGCCGACGCCGGACGAGGCGATCCGCCTGCTCCGCGACGGCGCGGGTGCGGGCGGCGCCTCCGGTGGCGCGGCGAGTGGTGGCGGATCGGGCGCTGCAGGGCAGGGTGGATCCGGGTCGTATGGGGCCGGCCCCGGCGGTGCGAGCGGCGCGCTCCGGGCGGCGGTTGGCGCGGCTTCTGTCGCGGCCGGGCCGATCGGCGAGGGCGCGCGCATGGCGCTGCCGCGCGGGGGCGCCGATCCGGTCGCACAGGCCGGCCCGCGGCTCGTCGCCAGCACCATGCCGGCGCCGGCGACCGAGACGCGACCGGCGGCCCAACCGGCAGCGCAGCCGGCGCGCGCGCGCTTCCGGTCGCTCGCCGACGTCGCCGCGCTCGCGGCCGAGAAGCGCGACATCAAGCTCAAGATCGCGATCGAACGCCAGATGCGGCTGGTCCGTCTGGAGCCCGGCCGTATCGAAGTGCAGGTCACGCCCGACGCGGCGAAGGATCTGACCCAGGATCTCGGCCGCAAGCTGCAGGACTGGACCGGCGAGCGTTGGCTGATCGCGGTGTCGCGCGAGGAAGGCGGCGCCACCATCTTCGAGGAACGGCAGGCGGCGCGCGAGCAGCTCTATTCGGATGCGCGTTCCGATCCGCTGGTCGCCGCCGTGCTGCGGCGGTTCCCCGGCGCCTCGATCGTCGACATCCGAGTCAATCGCGACGAGGCCGAGATTGCGGCCGAACGCGCGGCCGAGGCGGGTCTCCCCGTCGAGGGCATGCCGCCCGAGGAGCCGGACGATCCGGGTTGGAACCCCGACGATTGA
- a CDS encoding HIT family protein yields MTAAPTFALDPRLAADTRVVTDLPLCRVLLMRDRTYPWTIVVPRQSGLAEILDLSAHDRAWLFDEVSQVAEALRAETAPTKLNIAALGNQVRQLHVHVIARFDSDPAWPGPVWGKAPPVDYADDAAEAFIAKLKARLA; encoded by the coding sequence GTGACCGCCGCGCCCACCTTCGCCCTCGACCCGCGTCTCGCCGCCGATACGCGGGTCGTGACCGACCTGCCGCTCTGCCGCGTGCTCTTGATGCGCGACCGGACCTATCCCTGGACGATCGTGGTGCCGCGCCAAAGCGGGCTCGCCGAGATCCTCGATCTCTCCGCCCATGACCGCGCCTGGCTGTTCGACGAAGTGTCGCAAGTCGCCGAGGCACTCCGGGCCGAGACCGCGCCGACCAAGCTCAACATCGCCGCGCTCGGCAATCAGGTCCGCCAGCTTCATGTGCATGTCATCGCGCGGTTCGATAGCGATCCGGCCTGGCCGGGGCCGGTCTGGGGCAAGGCGCCGCCGGTCGACTATGCCGACGATGCGGCCGAGGCCTTTATTGCCAAGCTGAAGGCGCGGCTCGCCTGA
- the nudC gene encoding NAD(+) diphosphatase translates to MRLILPEDEPSTRIGYTGNRLDRRGETRGDAAWAANQRARADARFLLFSGDKAIVSMRGCGRVTAALSPTAAAAFGIVGEPVLLGFEPEGAVRQVPSGPAPWFGAAVAAAPEAIEASGIHKLFDMRTVVLSGAIDREEAGALAQARSLLLWHENHGFCAKCGAPTVMSSAGYRRDCPACGAQHFPRTDPVVIMLITRGDRCLLGRQARFAPGMYSCLAGFLEPGETIEDAVRRETFEEAHIRVGRVGYFASQPWPFPSTLMIGMIGEALDEAIVCDEAELEDCRWFSREEVRQMHAERHPDGLTVPKPIAIAHHLTKAFIEAE, encoded by the coding sequence ATGCGCTTGATCCTGCCGGAAGACGAACCCTCCACCCGCATCGGCTACACCGGCAACAGGCTCGACCGGCGCGGCGAGACGCGCGGCGACGCGGCCTGGGCCGCGAACCAGCGCGCACGGGCGGATGCGCGCTTCCTGTTGTTCTCGGGCGACAAGGCGATCGTCTCGATGCGCGGCTGCGGCCGGGTCACGGCGGCCTTGTCGCCGACGGCGGCCGCCGCGTTCGGCATCGTCGGCGAGCCGGTGCTGCTCGGCTTCGAGCCTGAAGGCGCGGTACGCCAAGTGCCGTCCGGCCCGGCGCCGTGGTTCGGCGCGGCGGTCGCAGCCGCGCCGGAAGCGATCGAGGCGAGCGGCATCCACAAGCTGTTCGACATGCGCACGGTCGTGCTCTCCGGCGCAATCGACCGCGAGGAGGCCGGCGCGCTGGCGCAGGCGCGCTCGCTGCTGCTCTGGCACGAGAATCACGGCTTCTGCGCCAAGTGCGGCGCGCCGACCGTGATGAGTTCCGCCGGCTACCGGCGCGACTGCCCGGCCTGCGGCGCGCAGCATTTCCCGCGCACCGATCCCGTCGTCATCATGCTGATCACGCGTGGCGACCGCTGCCTGCTCGGCCGGCAGGCGCGGTTCGCGCCCGGCATGTATTCCTGCCTCGCCGGCTTTCTCGAGCCCGGCGAGACGATCGAGGACGCGGTCCGGCGCGAGACCTTCGAGGAAGCCCATATCCGGGTCGGCCGCGTCGGCTATTTCGCCAGCCAGCCATGGCCGTTCCCCTCGACGCTGATGATCGGCATGATCGGCGAGGCGCTCGACGAGGCGATCGTCTGCGACGAGGCCGAGCTCGAGGACTGCCGCTGGTTTTCGCGCGAGGAAGTGCGGCAGATGCACGCCGAGCGCCACCCGGACGGCCTGACCGTGCCGAAGCCGATCGCGATCGCCCACCACCTGACCAAGGCCTTCATCGAAGCCGAGTGA